TATGTACTGGAGGATGTCATGGGTACCAAAGAGGCGGCACATGTCCTTGGGTTGAGCGAACGTCATACGTGGCGAATATTGGCGGCCTATCGGAGGGAGGGTGCCGCTTCGCTTGCCCATGGAAATCGTG
The sequence above is drawn from the Bacillota bacterium genome and encodes:
- a CDS encoding helix-turn-helix domain-containing protein, encoding MGGLTLTQREQARLKVLNYVLEDVMGTKEAAHVLGLSERHTWRILAAYRREGAASLAHGNR